A portion of the Aquila chrysaetos chrysaetos chromosome 4, bAquChr1.4, whole genome shotgun sequence genome contains these proteins:
- the TUBB6 gene encoding tubulin beta-6 chain: protein MREIVHIQAGQCGNQIGTKFWEVISDEHGIDPAGGYVGDSALQLERINVYYNESSSQKFVPRAVLVDLEPGTMDSVRSGPFGQLFRPDNFIFGQTGAGNNWAKGHYTEGAELVDSVLDVVRKECEHCDCLQGFQLTHSLGGGTGSGMGTLLISKIREEYPDRIMNTFSVMPSPKVSDTVVEPYNATLSVHQLVENTDETYCIDNEALYDICFRTLKLTTPTYGDLNHLVSATMSGVTTSLRFPGQLNADLRKLAVNMVPFPRLHFFMPGFAPLTARGSQQYRALTVPELTQQMFDAKNMMAACDPRHGRYLTVATVFRGPMSMKEVDEQMLAIQNKNSSYFVEWIPNNVKVAVCDIPPRGLKMASTFIGNSTAIQELFKRISEQFSAMFRRKAFLHWFTGEGMDEMEFTEAESNMNDLVSEYQQYQEATANDGEEAFEDDEEEINE, encoded by the exons ATGAGGGAGATTGTGCACATCCAGGCGGGCCAGTGTGGAAACCAGATCGGGACCAAG TTTTGGGAAGTGATAAGTGATGAGCATGGCATTGACCCCGCCGGAGGCTATGTCGGTGACTCAGCGCTGCAGCTGGAAAGGATCAATGTCTACTATAATGAATCATCTT CCCAGAAATTTGTACCAAGAGCGGTCTTAGTGGACTTGGAGCCGGGAACCATGGATAGTGTGCGATCTGGTCCTTTTGGTCAGCTCTTTCGGCCTGATAACTTCATCTTTG GACAAACTGGTGCAGGAAACAACTGGGCTAAAGGACACTATACAGAAGGGGCAGAGTTGGTTGACTCCGTACTTGATGTAGTAAGAAAAGAGTGTGAACACTGTGATTGCTTGCAAGGATTTCAGCTCACTCATTCCCTGGGAGGAGGGACGGGGTCTGGCATGGGAACCCTACTCATCAGCAAGATACGAGAGGAATATCCAGACAGGATAATGAATACCTTTAGTGTCATGCCTTCTCCAAAGGTTTCTGATACAGTGGTGGAGCCTTATAATGCTACACTCTCAGTCCACCAACTGGttgaaaatacagatgaaaCCTACTGCATTGACAATGAAGCTTTGTACGACATTTGCTTCCGCACCCTGAAGCTCACCACTCCAACATATGGTGATTTAAACCACTTGGTTTCTGCTACCATGAGTGGGGTAACTACATCCCTGCGATTTCCAGGCCAACTAAATGCTGACCTCCGGAAGCTGGCAGTAAATATGGTCCCTTTCCCACGCCTTCACTTTTTCATGCCAGGCTTCGCTCCTTTGACAGCCCGAGGCAGCCAACAATACCGAGCACTCACTGTTCCAGAGCTCACCCAACAGATGTTTGATGCCAAAAATATGATGGCAGCCTGTGACCCAAGACATGGGCGATATTTGACAGTGGCTACCGTCTTCCGTGGTCCCATGTCCATGAAGGAAGTTGATGAGCAGATGTTGGCCATCCAGAACAAGAATAGCAGTTACTTTGTGGAGTGGATCCCAAACAATGTCAAGGTGGCAGTGTGTGACATACCTCCTCGTGGCCTCAAGATGGCTTCCACATTCATTGGCAACAGTACTGCTATTCAAGAGCTCTTCAAAAGGATCTCAGAGCAGTTTTCCGCCATGTTCAGGAGAAAGGCCTTCCTCCACTGGTTCACAGGAGAAGGAATGGATGAAATGGAatttacagaagcagaaagcaacaTGAATGATCTGGTTTCAGAATATCAGCAATACCAAGAAGCAACAGCAAATGATGGAGAGGAAGCGtttgaagatgatgaagaagaAATCAATGAATAA